From a single Nicotiana tomentosiformis chromosome 2, ASM39032v3, whole genome shotgun sequence genomic region:
- the LOC104112840 gene encoding myricetin 3-O-methyltransferase 3-like, with translation MDISKDQNKNIMSNEEEDLLSVMQLPIGLALNMVLKVTMELGIFDLLSKAGPNAQLSSSQIASQIPTKNPQAPLMIEKILSFLASQSLLSFTLYKDENGVKQSLLYSLTSLSRNLVTNEDGVSLAPTFLLLNDQAMVTSWFHLKDAILEGEIPFNKAHGMDVFEYHGKDSRYAGVTNRSTQSINRKTINKILESYNGFQEVQQLVDVGGALGLTIASIVSKYPHIKGVNFDLPHVIKIAPTYPGVEHVSGDMFQSVPQGDAIFMKHVLHDWDDDDCINILKNCWKSLPNSGKLVLVEHIKPEYPKTDLISKNALFLDVLMMIVTPGGKERTKEEFETLAKKAGFAGFKVISSAFFIWIMELYK, from the exons atgGACATATCAAAAGATCAAAACAAGAATATTATGTCCAATGAAGAGGAAGATTTGTTAAGTGTTATGCAGTTGCCAATTGGTTTAGCTCTTAACATGGTCTTGAAAGTCACAATGGAACTTGGTATATTTGATCTTTTGTCAAAAGCTGGTCCAAATGCACAATTATCCTCTTCCCAAATTGCTTCACAAATTCCAACAAAAAACCCTCAAGCCCCACTTATGATTGAAAAGATTTTGAGTTTTCTTGCTAGCCAATCCTTGTTGAGTTTCACACTTTATAAGGATGAAAATGGAGTTAAACAAAGTTTATTATATAGTTTGACATCTCTCAGTAGAAATCTTGTCACTAATGAAGATGGAGTATCACTTGCTCCCACATTTCTCTTGTTGAATGACCAAGCCATGGTTACTTCTTG GTTTCACTTGAAGGATGCAATTCTTGAAGGAGAAATACCGTTCAATAAGGCCCATGGAATGGATGTATTTGAATATCATGGAAAGGACAGTAGATATGCAGGGGTAACTAACAGATCTACACAAAGCATCAACAGAAAAACCATAAATAAAATTCTTGAGTCCTACAATGGTTTTCAAGAAGTACAACAATTGGTAGATGTTGGAGGTGCACTTGGTTTAACAATAGCTTCTATAGTTTCCAAATATCCTCATATTAAGGGTGTTAATTTTGATCTCCCCCATGTCATCAAGATTGCTCCTACATATCCCG GTGTTGAGCATGTTTCAGGAGATATGTTTCAATCTGTTCCACAAGGAGATGCAATCTTCATGAAG CATGTACTCCATGATTGGGATGATGATGATTGCATAAATATATTGAAGAATTGTTGGAAATCTTTACCTAACTCTGGTAAATTGGTGCTAGTTGAACATATAAAGCCAGAATATCCAAAGACTGATCTGATTTCCAAGAATGCATTATTCCTTGATGTGCTTATGATGATAGTTACTCCTGGAgggaaagaaagaacaaaagaagaaTTTGAAACCCTAGCAAAAAAGGCTGGATTTGCTGGTTTCAAAGTCATAAGTTCTGCATTTTTTATTTGGATTATGGAATTGTACAAGTAG